Proteins from a genomic interval of Clostridium cochlearium:
- a CDS encoding chemotaxis protein CheW — MQIVIFKLKDEQFAVETEKIESINDTMEITKVPNAPAYIKGLINLRGNIISLLDINLLLEAENHESEQENIIILKLEEELVGITVDNVDEVIDIKADMVEKVDEEGKKDYIKGVINFKDRIVTLIDIDKLLLNQ; from the coding sequence ATGCAGATTGTAATTTTCAAATTAAAAGACGAACAATTTGCAGTAGAAACTGAAAAAATTGAAAGCATTAATGATACTATGGAAATAACAAAAGTGCCTAATGCACCAGCTTATATAAAAGGACTTATAAATCTTAGAGGTAATATAATATCATTATTAGACATCAATCTACTATTAGAAGCTGAAAATCATGAAAGTGAACAAGAAAATATAATAATACTAAAACTAGAAGAAGAATTAGTAGGAATTACTGTAGACAATGTAGATGAAGTAATAGATATAAAAGCTGATATGGTAGAAAAAGTAGATGAGGAAGGTAAAAAAGATTACATAAAAGGAGTTATAAACTTTAAGGATAGAATTGTAACATTAATAGATATAGATAAACTTCTTTTAAATCAGTAG
- the fliM gene encoding flagellar motor switch protein FliM, with product MGEVLSQSEIDALLAAVSSGELSPDEMPKEEEKQKVKVYDFRSPQKFSKDHVRTLELIHDNYARIMSNYLTAHMRKNVKAKIESVQQITYEEFIHSIPNPTVLTVFKAPPLNGSVLFETNPQFIFEVMDVLLGGNADGRKYKLREFTDIDKNIIKQINEGLIDGIKLAWEDIMEVYPEIESIETNPALSQTLAPNEPVALITFSVDMGDNSTFVNICIPYLSIEKILDRLVVQYWFQENNEEIREESNKKLRDRLNIVETELVAVLGNAKITVEEFLKLSLGDVLILDNEIDKPIKINVEDQLYAYGKPGVVGKNMGIEILDILDKDVENYE from the coding sequence ATGGGAGAAGTTCTATCTCAAAGTGAAATAGATGCCCTATTGGCAGCGGTTTCCTCAGGAGAGTTATCACCAGATGAAATGCCGAAGGAAGAAGAAAAACAAAAAGTTAAAGTATATGATTTTAGAAGTCCTCAAAAATTCTCTAAGGATCATGTAAGAACACTAGAACTAATTCATGATAATTATGCTAGAATAATGTCCAATTATTTAACAGCACATATGAGGAAAAATGTAAAAGCTAAAATAGAATCAGTACAACAAATAACTTATGAAGAATTTATACATTCGATTCCTAATCCAACAGTATTAACTGTGTTTAAAGCACCCCCTTTAAATGGATCGGTTTTATTTGAAACCAATCCTCAATTCATTTTTGAGGTTATGGATGTGCTTTTAGGAGGAAATGCAGATGGGCGTAAATATAAGCTTAGAGAATTTACTGATATAGATAAAAATATAATAAAGCAGATAAACGAAGGACTAATAGATGGAATAAAGCTTGCATGGGAGGATATAATGGAAGTATATCCTGAAATAGAAAGTATAGAAACAAACCCAGCTTTAAGCCAAACTTTAGCACCAAATGAACCCGTAGCCTTGATTACTTTTTCTGTGGATATGGGAGATAATAGTACCTTTGTAAATATCTGCATACCATATTTAAGTATAGAAAAAATATTAGATAGATTGGTTGTACAATATTGGTTCCAAGAAAACAATGAAGAAATCAGAGAAGAATCAAATAAAAAATTAAGAGATAGATTGAATATAGTAGAAACAGAACTTGTAGCAGTACTTGGAAATGCAAAAATAACAGTAGAAGAATTCTTAAAACTATCTCTAGGAGACGTTTTAATACTGGATAATGAAATAGATAAACCAATTAAAATAAATGTAGAAGATCAATTATACGCTTATGGGAAACCAGGAGTAGTTGGCAAAAATATGGGAATTGAAATACTAGATATATTAGATAAGGATGTGGAAAATTATGAATGA
- a CDS encoding response regulator: MAKVLIVDDAAFMRMMIKDILEKNGFEVVGEANNGIKAVELYKKEKPDVVTMDITMPDMDGIEAVKEIKSIDPDAKVIMCSAMGQQTMVMDAIKAGAKDFIVKPFQPDRVLEAIKKVVG, encoded by the coding sequence ATGGCTAAAGTATTAATTGTTGATGACGCTGCTTTTATGAGAATGATGATAAAAGATATATTAGAAAAAAATGGCTTCGAAGTAGTAGGTGAAGCAAATAACGGGATAAAAGCTGTAGAACTTTATAAAAAAGAAAAACCAGATGTAGTAACAATGGATATAACCATGCCTGATATGGATGGAATAGAGGCAGTAAAAGAAATAAAATCTATAGACCCAGATGCAAAAGTAATAATGTGTTCAGCTATGGGACAACAAACCATGGTAATGGATGCTATAAAAGCTGGGGCTAAAGACTTTATAGTAAAGCCTTTTCAACCAGACAGGGTATTAGAAGCAATAAAAAAAGTAGTAGGATAA
- the flgK gene encoding flagellar hook-associated protein FlgK — MSGLFGTLHVGKSGIFANQRSIDVTSHNIANANTEGYSRQRAELQTERPFCTPSMNNAAGAGQLGRGVNVADINRIRDTFLDYQVRIELGVQGKYAGRHKFLNEIENIFNEPSETGISTLLGNFFDGWQELSKQPHSSNARTVVAEQSKALTDELNHLYGQLHKLKDNAKTSIRQDLNDVNSILDQMERLNEEIIQVTAAGQKPNDLLDRRDLLLDKLSSKFGINIEKKGLNGIDVNTKGDAGAEPPDGLNLIQMVKPEEALRFAYISSISPAKAPELGKTKTYTITYYKNADMTNDDNKVTFKIELGKDEYDALDKSRTLWTNKDGEAILVDDNNKVIGKVDKDGNLVGEKGIATPTDPKIPRFQPSTGNLNGYMSVQDDIDNQIEQLDKLARTLAYAVNAVHSQSQDNLKDELLFFVNKDKTGEEGEKEITARNITVNEEILKDVMKIKVGRGDKPGETDGTRALAIANIMDKLIAIQNLDLSKGRQEALNAIGGDWTQDEAEIWTIKGNTDGMTFGGYFKDMVDRLGVQTQEAKRMVKNQHSVLASFQQSRDAVSGVSLDEEMTNLIQFQHAYQANAKLISTVDELLDVVVNGLKR; from the coding sequence ATGTCAGGTTTATTTGGAACCCTACATGTAGGAAAAAGTGGAATTTTTGCAAATCAAAGATCCATTGATGTAACTTCTCACAATATAGCTAATGCAAATACAGAAGGATATTCAAGACAGAGAGCAGAATTGCAAACAGAAAGACCATTTTGTACTCCTTCTATGAATAACGCAGCAGGAGCAGGACAATTAGGTAGAGGAGTAAATGTTGCAGATATAAACAGAATAAGGGATACTTTCCTAGACTACCAAGTAAGAATAGAGCTAGGAGTTCAAGGTAAGTACGCTGGAAGACATAAATTTTTAAATGAAATAGAAAATATATTTAACGAACCTAGTGAAACAGGTATATCGACCCTTTTAGGAAATTTCTTTGATGGATGGCAAGAATTATCAAAGCAACCTCATAGTTCTAATGCAAGAACCGTAGTAGCAGAACAATCAAAGGCTTTAACAGATGAATTAAACCATTTATATGGACAACTACATAAATTAAAAGATAATGCTAAAACATCTATAAGACAGGATCTAAATGATGTAAACTCAATTTTAGACCAAATGGAAAGATTAAACGAAGAAATAATCCAAGTAACAGCAGCAGGACAAAAGCCTAACGACTTATTAGACAGAAGAGACCTTTTACTAGATAAGTTAAGCTCTAAATTTGGTATTAACATAGAGAAAAAAGGTTTAAATGGAATAGATGTTAACACCAAAGGGGATGCAGGAGCAGAACCACCAGATGGGCTAAATCTTATACAAATGGTAAAGCCTGAGGAGGCGTTAAGGTTTGCTTATATAAGTAGCATAAGTCCTGCTAAAGCACCAGAATTAGGGAAAACAAAAACTTATACCATAACTTATTACAAAAATGCAGATATGACCAATGATGATAATAAAGTTACTTTTAAAATAGAACTTGGAAAAGATGAATATGATGCATTGGATAAGTCTAGAACTTTATGGACCAATAAGGATGGAGAAGCGATATTGGTTGATGATAATAATAAAGTGATAGGAAAAGTTGATAAGGATGGAAATCTTGTAGGTGAAAAAGGTATAGCGACTCCTACAGATCCTAAAATTCCTAGATTCCAACCTAGCACGGGTAATCTAAATGGATATATGTCTGTTCAAGATGATATAGACAATCAAATAGAGCAATTAGATAAATTAGCAAGAACTTTAGCATATGCAGTAAATGCTGTGCATAGCCAAAGTCAAGATAACTTAAAGGATGAACTTCTATTCTTTGTAAATAAAGATAAAACAGGAGAAGAAGGAGAAAAAGAAATAACAGCTAGAAACATAACTGTTAATGAAGAAATTTTAAAAGATGTTATGAAAATAAAAGTAGGTAGAGGAGATAAACCAGGAGAAACAGATGGAACTAGAGCTTTAGCTATTGCAAATATAATGGATAAACTTATAGCAATACAAAACTTGGATTTATCAAAGGGCAGACAAGAGGCTTTAAATGCTATAGGTGGAGATTGGACACAAGATGAGGCAGAGATATGGACTATAAAAGGAAATACTGATGGTATGACTTTTGGAGGTTACTTTAAGGACATGGTAGACAGACTTGGAGTTCAAACTCAAGAAGCTAAGAGAATGGTTAAGAACCAACACAGTGTGCTTGCAAGTTTCCAACAGTCAAGAGATGCAGTATCAGGTGTATCCCTAGATGAAGAAATGACAAATTTAATACAGTTTCAACATGCTTATCAGGCAAATGCTAAACTTATATCCACAGTGGATGAACTACTAGATGTAGTAGTAAACGGATTGAAAAGATAG
- a CDS encoding chemotaxis protein CheC, with protein sequence MYMTAYSNLTPLQIDALKEVGNIGTGNAATALSQLLNRKIDMSVPNINIVSFDEIFHGIGEEEIVYGVLVRVLGDTPGNILFVFEKDTANNIIEILTGTRETELSELGKSVIEELGNIVSASYMNAIARFTNLTIIPSVPAVAYDMLGAILSTTFIESGQFDDYVLDIETVFLEDDSEIKGHFYYIPMPGSLEKILNSLGVM encoded by the coding sequence ATGTATATGACTGCATATTCAAATCTTACACCATTACAAATTGATGCATTAAAAGAAGTAGGAAATATAGGTACAGGCAATGCGGCAACAGCCCTATCTCAACTATTAAACAGAAAAATAGATATGTCTGTTCCAAATATAAATATAGTTTCTTTTGATGAAATATTTCATGGTATAGGAGAAGAAGAAATAGTTTATGGAGTACTTGTAAGAGTACTTGGAGATACTCCAGGAAATATATTGTTTGTATTTGAAAAAGATACAGCAAATAATATAATAGAAATATTAACAGGTACTAGAGAAACTGAATTATCAGAGTTGGGGAAATCTGTAATAGAGGAACTTGGAAATATAGTTTCTGCATCCTATATGAATGCAATAGCAAGATTTACAAATTTAACTATAATTCCATCAGTTCCAGCAGTAGCCTATGACATGCTAGGTGCAATTTTGTCCACAACATTTATAGAATCAGGACAATTTGATGACTATGTATTGGATATAGAAACTGTATTTTTAGAAGATGATTCAGAAATAAAAGGGCATTTTTACTATATACCAATGCCTGGTTCACTAGAAAAAATATTAAATTCATTAGGAGTAATGTAA
- a CDS encoding flagellar protein FlaG gives MEVNIVSQGRHTATLNGNGVDSLEVVVPQSSVSEVNIPKGESREGLTKDKDYTLDEVKKAADKLNKLFEDKSTYVEYEVYGKSKSITIKILDHKTKEVVKEIPPKKLIDMVDKLCELAGVFLDKKA, from the coding sequence ATGGAAGTTAATATAGTGAGTCAAGGAAGACACACAGCTACTCTTAATGGTAATGGAGTGGATAGTTTAGAGGTTGTAGTACCACAATCTTCTGTATCAGAGGTGAATATTCCAAAAGGAGAAAGTAGAGAAGGCTTAACAAAAGATAAAGACTATACATTAGATGAAGTAAAAAAGGCGGCAGATAAATTAAATAAATTGTTTGAAGATAAATCTACTTATGTAGAGTATGAAGTATATGGAAAATCCAAAAGTATAACTATAAAAATATTGGATCATAAAACAAAGGAAGTTGTAAAGGAAATCCCCCCAAAAAAGCTTATAGATATGGTGGACAAACTTTGTGAACTAGCAGGTGTATTTTTGGATAAAAAGGCCTAA
- a CDS encoding flagellar protein FlgN, whose translation MVSELNSVILEEIKAFEELLEALDKQHEYIVKNDVFKMESIVDEIEEKSKNIAKWEMDRRKITKGRAMSEIIRECKDEELENNYRKARKLVEELNLQKDTNETLLKQGIVYANKMLQIINPNREAKTYSAYGKMK comes from the coding sequence TTGGTTTCGGAATTAAACAGTGTAATTTTAGAAGAAATAAAGGCCTTTGAAGAATTACTAGAAGCACTAGATAAACAACATGAATACATTGTGAAAAATGATGTTTTTAAAATGGAGAGCATAGTAGATGAAATAGAAGAAAAGAGTAAAAACATAGCTAAGTGGGAAATGGATAGAAGGAAAATCACAAAGGGACGTGCTATGTCAGAGATAATAAGAGAATGTAAAGATGAAGAACTAGAAAATAACTACAGAAAAGCTAGAAAATTAGTAGAAGAATTAAACTTACAAAAGGATACTAATGAAACACTATTAAAACAGGGAATAGTATATGCAAATAAAATGCTTCAAATAATAAATCCAAATAGGGAAGCTAAAACCTATAGTGCCTATGGAAAAATGAAGTAA
- the fliY gene encoding flagellar motor switch phosphatase FliY: protein MNDGFLSQDEIDSLLNGASSESEESIEENEESIDSAVEDADNGEQQDLSDLEKDLLGEIGNISMGSASTALSNIINQQVNITTPVVSVTTLNKLKNTFEVPNIALEVKYTSGILGENLLVMKITDAAVIANLMMGGDGLVQDVSSLSEIEVSAVSEAMNQMIGSAATSMATMFGREVNISPPVSNIWDDLTSPLSQGLDENEALVKVSFKLTIGTLVDSQIMQLLPMEMAKKIVKIMMGEDVQEEVAQETPQAEKPQQVPDTIGGDKVPKTQERPQIEQQPTYTEPSPSYAAPKETPVVHEKPIEVQEAVFQPLQQTTKRQELPNNIDLIMDVPLDISVVLGRTKLNIKEILNLGTGSLIELDKLAEEPVEILVNGKPVAFGEVVVIDENFGVRITDIVNSVDRIKSLGK, encoded by the coding sequence ATGAATGATGGTTTTCTTTCACAAGATGAAATAGACTCTCTATTAAATGGAGCAAGTTCAGAGAGTGAAGAGTCTATTGAAGAAAATGAAGAAAGTATAGATAGTGCAGTGGAAGATGCAGATAATGGTGAACAACAAGACTTATCAGATTTAGAAAAAGACCTCTTAGGAGAAATAGGAAATATATCTATGGGATCTGCCTCTACAGCTCTTTCTAATATAATAAATCAACAGGTTAACATTACCACTCCTGTAGTTTCCGTAACTACTTTAAATAAGTTAAAAAACACCTTTGAAGTTCCCAACATTGCCCTAGAAGTAAAATATACCAGTGGAATATTAGGTGAAAACTTATTAGTTATGAAAATAACGGATGCTGCAGTAATTGCTAACCTTATGATGGGTGGAGATGGATTAGTCCAAGATGTAAGTTCCCTTTCTGAAATAGAAGTAAGTGCAGTTTCAGAAGCTATGAATCAAATGATAGGTTCTGCAGCCACTTCTATGGCTACTATGTTTGGCAGAGAAGTTAATATATCGCCTCCTGTATCAAATATATGGGACGACTTAACATCACCGCTATCACAAGGACTAGATGAAAATGAAGCCTTAGTTAAAGTATCCTTTAAACTTACCATAGGAACTTTAGTAGATAGCCAAATAATGCAGTTGTTGCCAATGGAAATGGCAAAGAAAATAGTGAAAATTATGATGGGAGAAGATGTACAAGAGGAGGTGGCACAAGAAACACCTCAAGCTGAAAAGCCACAGCAAGTACCAGACACTATTGGAGGTGATAAAGTGCCAAAGACACAAGAAAGACCACAAATAGAACAACAACCAACTTATACCGAGCCAAGCCCTAGCTATGCGGCTCCAAAAGAAACACCAGTGGTACATGAAAAGCCTATAGAAGTACAAGAGGCAGTATTTCAACCTCTACAACAAACTACAAAAAGACAAGAGTTACCAAATAATATAGACTTAATAATGGATGTACCATTAGACATATCTGTAGTACTTGGAAGAACTAAGCTTAATATAAAAGAAATATTAAATTTAGGTACAGGCTCTCTAATAGAACTTGATAAATTAGCAGAAGAACCTGTAGAAATACTAGTAAACGGCAAACCAGTAGCCTTTGGAGAAGTTGTAGTTATAGACGAAAACTTTGGTGTAAGAATAACAGATATAGTAAATAGTGTGGACAGGATTAAGTCATTAGGAAAGTAG
- the csrA gene encoding carbon storage regulator CsrA: MLVIGRKKGQSVIIGDDIEVTVVKVEDGAVKLAINAPKEVTILRKELVEEIQQENKKAASVDFTILNKLK; this comes from the coding sequence ATGCTAGTAATTGGAAGAAAAAAAGGTCAATCTGTAATTATAGGTGATGATATAGAAGTAACGGTAGTAAAAGTGGAAGATGGAGCTGTAAAGCTTGCAATTAATGCTCCAAAGGAAGTAACCATACTGAGAAAAGAGCTTGTAGAAGAAATACAACAAGAAAATAAAAAGGCAGCTAGTGTAGACTTTACCATTTTAAATAAATTAAAATAA
- the flgL gene encoding flagellar hook-associated protein FlgL has protein sequence MRVTNRMLANNFLTDMTTNLNNLQTLQQQLTSGKEIRRPSDDPLKVARAMQLHSEIGANKQYNENIKDTLSWLEQTDTALGQLGDQTHRIRELLVSAGNVAYGTDERKKINDEVKEIIGQMSQTLNASFDGRFIFGGTRGTAKPVNVINNKLVYADRFGNEMTDVVEVTKVGDWNNGKVKFEDIDSGSKFEITLGTIDTTKGIDDLVKNINDKIDGDADKPGELKGKLKAEVVEVNGKSYIEFTSLGKDTNIKIESTTVSDMKSIEGKKVPSDRSLDEKKQNIRETQMMGEKLVTEISQGVRIEYNTTAVDVIEFKDNKGKDRDLREILEDIVAHLDSPDSDADAVKKITNEDLAALDAVMDNILKLRSQVGAKGNRMESALEKNKEENFNLTEILSKTEDIDLTEKTMEYAVAISVYMASLQTSARVLQPTLMDYVR, from the coding sequence ATGAGAGTAACTAATAGAATGCTTGCAAATAATTTCTTAACAGACATGACTACTAACTTAAATAATTTGCAAACATTGCAACAACAACTTACTTCTGGAAAAGAAATAAGAAGACCCTCAGATGACCCACTAAAGGTAGCAAGAGCAATGCAATTGCATTCAGAAATAGGTGCAAATAAACAATATAACGAAAACATAAAGGACACCCTTAGCTGGTTAGAACAAACAGACACAGCTCTAGGACAATTGGGAGATCAAACTCATAGAATAAGAGAGCTTTTAGTATCTGCAGGAAATGTAGCCTATGGAACAGATGAAAGAAAGAAAATAAATGATGAAGTTAAAGAAATAATAGGACAAATGTCTCAAACCCTAAATGCAAGCTTTGATGGAAGATTTATATTTGGAGGAACTAGAGGAACAGCTAAGCCGGTGAATGTAATTAATAATAAATTAGTTTATGCAGATAGATTTGGGAATGAAATGACTGATGTAGTAGAAGTAACTAAAGTAGGTGACTGGAACAATGGAAAAGTAAAATTTGAAGATATTGACAGTGGAAGTAAATTTGAAATAACATTAGGCACTATTGACACTACAAAGGGTATAGATGATTTAGTTAAAAATATAAATGATAAAATAGATGGAGATGCAGATAAACCAGGAGAATTGAAGGGCAAATTAAAAGCTGAAGTAGTAGAAGTTAACGGTAAAAGTTATATAGAGTTTACATCATTAGGAAAGGATACTAATATAAAGATAGAGAGTACTACTGTTTCAGATATGAAAAGCATAGAAGGTAAGAAGGTGCCATCTGATAGATCACTTGATGAAAAAAAACAAAATATAAGAGAAACACAGATGATGGGAGAAAAACTAGTAACAGAAATTTCTCAAGGAGTTAGAATAGAATATAATACAACTGCAGTAGATGTTATAGAATTTAAAGATAACAAAGGAAAGGATAGAGATTTAAGAGAAATATTAGAAGATATAGTAGCTCATTTAGACTCACCTGATTCTGATGCAGATGCTGTAAAGAAAATAACTAATGAAGATTTAGCAGCTCTAGATGCAGTTATGGATAATATTTTAAAATTAAGATCCCAAGTAGGGGCAAAGGGAAACAGAATGGAAAGTGCTCTAGAAAAGAATAAAGAAGAGAACTTTAACTTAACAGAAATACTATCTAAAACAGAAGACATAGACCTTACAGAAAAAACCATGGAATATGCAGTAGCCATATCAGTTTACATGGCATCACTACAAACTAGTGCAAGAGTTCTTCAACCAACTCTTATGGACTACGTGAGATAG
- the fliW gene encoding flagellar assembly protein FliW — translation MKLDTKHHGIIDYEEKDIISFKKGLPGFEHLKKFIVYSVEENNIFSILQSIEECGIGIPVLSPFTVCKDYEVKLTDDQISSLKIKSEKDVWILNTVTISSDYKEITTNLRAPIVINIKEGIGEQIILKNEDYKIKHPIFQEENRC, via the coding sequence ATGAAATTAGATACAAAACATCATGGAATTATAGATTATGAAGAAAAAGACATAATAAGTTTTAAAAAAGGATTGCCGGGATTTGAGCATTTAAAAAAATTTATAGTGTATTCTGTAGAGGAAAATAATATATTTAGTATACTTCAATCTATAGAAGAATGTGGTATAGGTATACCTGTTTTATCTCCTTTTACTGTATGTAAAGATTATGAAGTTAAATTAACAGATGATCAAATAAGTAGTTTGAAGATAAAGTCAGAAAAGGATGTATGGATATTAAATACTGTTACTATAAGTTCAGACTATAAAGAAATAACTACTAATTTAAGAGCTCCTATAGTTATAAATATAAAAGAAGGAATTGGGGAACAAATAATATTAAAAAATGAAGATTATAAAATAAAACACCCAATCTTTCAGGAGGAGAATAGATGCTAG
- the flgM gene encoding flagellar biosynthesis anti-sigma factor FlgM has translation MKIGGVGSNSAINSYDRNKNTLDNKKVSNNKKQDSIEISSLGKSLSKYSIEEGKINSKERVETIRQEISKGTYNINSRYIAQGLIDAMKGRI, from the coding sequence ATGAAAATAGGTGGAGTAGGTTCTAATAGTGCAATAAATAGCTATGACAGAAACAAAAACACCCTTGATAATAAAAAAGTTAGTAATAACAAGAAACAGGATTCTATAGAAATATCTTCTTTAGGTAAGAGCTTGAGTAAGTATTCTATAGAAGAGGGTAAGATAAACTCAAAGGAAAGAGTGGAAACTATAAGACAGGAGATATCTAAGGGCACTTACAATATAAATTCAAGATATATAGCTCAAGGGTTAATTGATGCAATGAAAGGTAGAATTTAA
- the fliS gene encoding flagellar export chaperone FliS, giving the protein MYANNAYNAYKTNSVNYASKEQLLLMVVDGAVKFSKIAKQGIEEKDIKKAHENIIKTQNIFYELMATLDVEKGGEWAENLMKIYDFIIQRLVQANIKKDVKIMDEIIPIIEDIRDTWHEAYKISKNAK; this is encoded by the coding sequence ATGTATGCAAATAATGCGTATAATGCATATAAAACAAATAGTGTAAACTATGCTTCTAAAGAACAGCTTTTATTAATGGTAGTAGATGGAGCAGTTAAATTTTCTAAAATAGCAAAACAGGGAATAGAAGAAAAGGATATAAAAAAAGCTCATGAAAATATAATAAAAACTCAAAATATTTTCTACGAACTAATGGCAACACTAGATGTAGAAAAAGGTGGAGAATGGGCAGAAAACTTAATGAAAATATATGATTTCATAATTCAAAGATTAGTACAAGCAAATATAAAAAAAGATGTAAAAATAATGGACGAGATTATACCAATAATAGAAGACATAAGAGACACTTGGCATGAGGCATATAAGATTTCTAAAAATGCTAAGTAA